The genomic region GGTGCCCTGCATGTCCATGCCGAACTTGGTCGCGATCACCGCGTGCTCGCGCCGCCCGGACAGGGCCTGGCCGAGCAGCTCCTCGCTGCGCCCGCGCGGGGCGCCGTAGACGTCGGCGACGTCGAAGAAGGTGATGCCGGCCTCCAGCGCGGCATCGACAACCGACCTGGCGCCGGCCAGCGTCTCGGTCGCGGTCCCCGGCCGCCCGAGGTTGTTGCAGCCGAGCCCGACCGCGCTGACCACCAGCCCAGAATCACCCAACCGTCGTTGGTCCACGAGCGTGCACCCTACGTGTCGAGTGACATTCCAGTCACTCCCCGTTCACAGTCGTGACCGGAGCCACCGAACGGTTGGCTGGCCATCCCCGTCCTGCGGTGTCAGGATGCGCCCGAACGGGGCAGTTCGCCCGAGGACCAGAACCAACCCAACGCGGGGGTGGAGTGTGTTCGCACGGCGAATCGTCGTCGTCGGATCCGGATACGTGGGCCTGACCACCGGCGCCTGTCTCGCCTCACTGGGGCACAAGGTCATCTGCGCCGATGTGGACGCGGCCAAGGTGGCCCGGCTCAAGGCCGGTGAGGTGACCATCCTGGAGCCGGGGCTGGCCGAGCTGGTGCAGTCCGGGCTGGCCGCGGGGCGGCTGGAGTTCGTGCTCGGCGCGCGGCACGCGGTGGAGGGCGCCGAGGTGGTGTTCCTGTGCGTGCCGACGCCGATGGGCGAGGGCGGCGCGGCGGACCTGGCCGCGGTGGAGTCGGTGATCGCCGAGGTGCGCGAGCTGCTGCCCAGCGGGTGTGTGGTGGTCAACAAGTCGACCGTGCCGGTGGGCACCGCGGCCAGGGTGCACGAGCTGCTGGACCGGCCCGACGTGGCTGTGGTCAGCAACCCGGAGTTCCTGCGCGAGGGCACCGCGGTGCACGACTTCCTCAACCCGGACCGGATCGTGGTCGGCTCCAGCGCCCAGGACGCGGCCGAGCGGGTGGCCGCGCTCTACGCCAAGCTCGGCGCGCCCACCGTGTTCACCGACGCGCCCAGCGCGGAGATGGTCAAGTACGCGGCCAACTGCTTCCTGGCCATGAAGCTGTCCTACGTCAACGCGATGGCCGAGCTGTGCGAGCGGCTGGGCGCGGACGTCGGCGACGTCACCGAGGGCATGGGCTACGACCGCCGGATCGGTCAGTCCTTCCTGCAGCCCGGCCCCGGCTGGGGCGGCTCCTGCCTGCCCAAGGACACGCACGCGCTGGTGCAGGTGGCCGAGGCGGTGGACTTCGACTTCATGCTGCTGCGCGCCTCCATCGACACCAACACCCGGCAGCGGGACCGGATGGTGGACAAGATCCGGGCCGCGGTCGGCGGCGAGCTGGCCGGGGTGCGGCTGGCCGTGCTGGGCCTGGCGTTCAAGGCAGGCACGAACGACCTGCGGGACTCGCCCGCGCTGGCGGTGGCGGAGAAGCTGCGTGCCGAGGGCGCCGAGCTGGTCGCCTTCGACCCGGGCATCCCGGGCGCGGTGCCCGGCGTGACCGACGCGGTGCGCGTGGTCAGCGACCCGTACCAGGCGGCGGACGGCGCGGTGGGCCTGGTGCTGCTCACCGAGTGGCCGGAGTTCCGCACCCTGGACTGGCCGAGGCTGGCCGGTCTGCTGGCCGGGAAAGCCGTGGTGGACACCAGGAACCTGCTCGACGCCGACGTGCTGCGGCGGGCTGGGCTGGCCTGGCACGGGGTGGGGCGTAGCCCGGTGGCGTGACACGGGTCACGCCCGTGTGCAGCCTCCCGGCGCGCAGGTTAGCCTTACCTATGCTCGCAGAGGAGAAGGAGCGACCCGCCCTGTTGGCGGAGGTCTCCCAGGTGCGTCGCCCCAGCCCAGGGCTGGCTCGGGTGACGCTCGCCGCGCCGGAACTGGACCGCTTCGGCTACGAGGGTCCCGATCACCTGGTGCGCACCTTCTTCCCCGCCTCCGGCCAGGACGCCCCGGTGCTGCCCAGCAGCCCGGACTGGTGGACCGAGGTGCAGAGCATGCCCGAGGAGGTCCGGCCGGTGGTGCGCAACTACACCGTGCGCCGCTACGACCCGGAACGCCGCGAGCTGGACATCGACTTCGTGCTGCACGGCGAGACCGGACCGGCCGCGCGCTGGGCGAACCGGGCCGAGCCCGGCCAGCGGATCGGCCTGCGCAGCGAGCGCGCCGGGTACCGGCCGACGCCGGGCGCGGACTGGCAGCTGATCATCGGCGACGAGACCGCGCTGCCCGCGATCGGCTCCATCGTGGAGTCCATGCCGGCCGGCACCAAGGCCAAGGTCTTCGTGGAGATCGCCAACGACGCCGAGGAGCAGCGCTTCGACACCGCGGCCGACCTGGAGCTGACCTGGCTGCACCGGGCCGGTCAGCACGCCGGGACCAGCGACATCGTGGCCCGCACGCTGCGCGCGGCCGAGCTGCCCGGCGGCGAGGTCTACGCCTGGGTGGCCGGTGAGTCCGGCATGGTCACCGCGGTCCGGCGGCACCTGGTGCGCGATCGCGGCGTGCCCAAGGAGTCGATCTACTTCTGCGGCTACTGGAAGCACTCGGCCCCGACTTACTAGGTTCAACAGCGTGTTCACCACGCGGCCGGAGCTCCTCGGCACCCACGGCATGGTCGCTTCCACGCACTGGCTGGCCTCGGCCGCCGGGATGGCGGTGCTGGAGGACGGCGGCAACGCCTTCGACGCGGCGGTGGCCGCCGGGTTCACCCTCCAGGTGGTGGAACCGCACCTGAACGGGCCCGGCGGCGAGGTCCCGGCGATCTTCGCCGCGGCCGGGCAGGCGCCGGAGGTGTTGTGCGGGCAGGGGGTCGCGCCCGCTGGGGCGACGCTGGCGCACTACCGTGACCTCGGGCTGGAGCTGGTGCCCGGCACCGGGTTGCTGGCCGCGACCATCCCCGGCGCGTGGGACGGCTGGCTGCTGTTGCTGCGGGACCACGGCACCCGGACGTTGCGGCAGGTGCTGGACTACGCGATCGGCTACGCGCGCAACGGATTCCCGGTGGTGGAGCGGATCACCGCGACCATCGAGGTGGTCGAGCAGCTCTTCCGCGAGCACTGGCCCACCTCGGCCACGCAGTGGCTGCCCGCCGCTCAGCCCGGCACCCGGCTGCGGAACCCGGCGCTGGCGGACACCCTGGAGCGGCTGCTCGCCGAGGCGGAGGCGGCCGGATCGGACCGCGAGGCGCAGATCGAGGCGGCGCGCCGGGCCTGGTACCAGGGCTTCGTCGCTGAGGAGATCGATCGCTTCGCCCGGCAGGAGTTCCGCGACGACTCGGGCCGCAGCCACGCCGGTGTGCTCACCGCGGCGGACATGGCAGGGTGGTCGGCGAGCTACGACACCCCGGTCAGCGTGGACCTGGCCGACGGCTGGACGCTGCACA from Crossiella sp. CA-258035 harbors:
- a CDS encoding siderophore-interacting protein, which translates into the protein MLAEEKERPALLAEVSQVRRPSPGLARVTLAAPELDRFGYEGPDHLVRTFFPASGQDAPVLPSSPDWWTEVQSMPEEVRPVVRNYTVRRYDPERRELDIDFVLHGETGPAARWANRAEPGQRIGLRSERAGYRPTPGADWQLIIGDETALPAIGSIVESMPAGTKAKVFVEIANDAEEQRFDTAADLELTWLHRAGQHAGTSDIVARTLRAAELPGGEVYAWVAGESGMVTAVRRHLVRDRGVPKESIYFCGYWKHSAPTY
- a CDS encoding UDP-glucose/GDP-mannose dehydrogenase family protein translates to MFARRIVVVGSGYVGLTTGACLASLGHKVICADVDAAKVARLKAGEVTILEPGLAELVQSGLAAGRLEFVLGARHAVEGAEVVFLCVPTPMGEGGAADLAAVESVIAEVRELLPSGCVVVNKSTVPVGTAARVHELLDRPDVAVVSNPEFLREGTAVHDFLNPDRIVVGSSAQDAAERVAALYAKLGAPTVFTDAPSAEMVKYAANCFLAMKLSYVNAMAELCERLGADVGDVTEGMGYDRRIGQSFLQPGPGWGGSCLPKDTHALVQVAEAVDFDFMLLRASIDTNTRQRDRMVDKIRAAVGGELAGVRLAVLGLAFKAGTNDLRDSPALAVAEKLRAEGAELVAFDPGIPGAVPGVTDAVRVVSDPYQAADGAVGLVLLTEWPEFRTLDWPRLAGLLAGKAVVDTRNLLDADVLRRAGLAWHGVGRSPVA